In Rubrobacter radiotolerans DSM 5868, the following proteins share a genomic window:
- a CDS encoding helix-turn-helix transcriptional regulator, translating to MESRGSENPESAKNGAGEDPDAKGPELVSPRSERDGAGSAAGAAGRGRELVSWLNWQSALYAFVLGMVCVLLIPLTSLWWLVPVLGAVVPIALVLASGRNRGPARLEERRTKEGELLRALAEQDELTPTAAAMRTSLIVDEAQKMLEDLVRKGHLTPRADDGVIYYGLAERNRALLPGEAESVTRAADEEQDLPVDASTRPLEALSERELEVLALLASGRTNAEIARDLFVALGTVKSHVNNIYRKLGAANRAEAVSKAREMRLLR from the coding sequence GTGGAATCTAGAGGCAGTGAGAATCCAGAGAGTGCGAAAAACGGCGCCGGAGAAGATCCGGACGCCAAAGGGCCGGAACTCGTGAGCCCGAGATCCGAACGCGATGGTGCCGGCTCTGCGGCGGGGGCGGCTGGAAGGGGGCGAGAGCTGGTTTCCTGGCTCAACTGGCAATCGGCGTTGTACGCGTTCGTCCTGGGCATGGTGTGCGTGCTGCTGATCCCGCTGACAAGCCTCTGGTGGCTCGTGCCGGTTCTCGGAGCGGTGGTGCCGATAGCGCTCGTCCTTGCCAGCGGCCGCAACCGCGGTCCCGCGCGCTTGGAAGAGAGAAGGACAAAGGAAGGAGAGCTCCTGCGCGCCCTTGCCGAGCAGGACGAACTCACGCCGACGGCTGCCGCCATGCGGACCTCCCTGATCGTGGACGAGGCCCAGAAGATGCTCGAAGACCTCGTCCGTAAGGGCCACCTGACGCCCCGCGCGGACGACGGCGTCATTTACTACGGCCTTGCGGAACGGAATCGGGCTCTCTTGCCCGGCGAGGCTGAATCCGTCACCCGAGCGGCGGACGAGGAGCAGGATCTGCCGGTTGACGCGTCAACACGACCCCTGGAGGCGCTCAGCGAGCGCGAGCTCGAGGTGCTGGCCCTGCTCGCTTCTGGCAGAACCAACGCCGAGATCGCCCGCGACCTTTTCGTCGCCCTTGGCACGGTCAAGTCACACGTCAACAATATCTACCGCAAGCTCGGCGCCGCCAACCGCGCCGAGGCCGTAAGCAAGGCCCGGGAGATGCGCCTGCTGCGCTGA
- a CDS encoding class I SAM-dependent methyltransferase, with the protein MAGRTKAAGRLIWAVEVLAVEPADRLLEIGCGQGVAVSLVCERLDGGSITAIDRSAKMIEAARRRNADHVAAGAASFQTATPLDADLGGALFDKVFAVNVGVFVRGQPVRELAVLYEHLAPKGRLFLFHEPPPGSTPAPISEPMLTMLDGGGFRVAGVLEHDLGHTRVGCVVAGKR; encoded by the coding sequence ATGGCTGGTCGGACTAAGGCAGCAGGGCGTCTGATCTGGGCGGTGGAGGTGCTGGCTGTGGAGCCGGCAGATCGGCTCTTGGAGATCGGCTGCGGGCAAGGGGTGGCGGTGTCGCTCGTGTGCGAGAGGCTCGACGGCGGCTCCATCACCGCGATCGACCGTTCGGCGAAGATGATCGAGGCGGCGAGGAGGCGAAACGCGGACCACGTCGCCGCCGGGGCGGCGTCGTTCCAAACAGCGACGCCCCTCGACGCCGACCTCGGCGGCGCACTGTTCGACAAGGTCTTCGCGGTCAACGTGGGTGTGTTCGTGCGGGGCCAGCCCGTGCGCGAGCTGGCGGTTCTTTACGAGCATCTCGCGCCGAAGGGAAGGCTCTTCCTGTTCCACGAGCCGCCGCCCGGCAGCACCCCGGCCCCGATTTCCGAACCGATGCTCACTATGCTCGACGGCGGCGGCTTCCGCGTCGCCGGGGTTCTCGAGCACGACCTCGGCCATACCCGCGTCGGGTGCGTCGTCGCGGGGAAACGGTAG
- a CDS encoding SDR family NAD(P)-dependent oxidoreductase: MRSTDIETRRGTQVALVTGAASGIGAAVASRLNEPGWNVAGLDLRESDTELSLIADVSDPEAVHAAVERVKRELGAVSLLVTVAGHYEMYPVSEIGPERWRRMLSVHLGGTRNACIAVLPDMLAAAHGTIITISSELALGGGANDAHYAAAKGAVIGFTKSLAVEVASRGVRVNSVAPGPTDTPLLDPNSPWRAADFLASLPLRRLVTPEEVAATVLFLAEEGDFFCGQVLSPNAGAVI, translated from the coding sequence GTGCGCTCCACAGACATAGAGACCCGGAGAGGGACGCAGGTCGCCCTCGTGACCGGCGCGGCGAGCGGGATCGGGGCGGCGGTGGCTTCGCGGCTGAACGAGCCTGGCTGGAACGTCGCCGGGCTGGACCTTCGGGAGTCCGACACCGAGCTCTCGCTGATCGCAGACGTCTCGGACCCGGAGGCGGTACATGCAGCGGTAGAGCGAGTGAAACGTGAGCTGGGCGCGGTCTCCCTGCTCGTGACCGTCGCCGGGCACTACGAGATGTACCCCGTCTCGGAGATAGGACCCGAACGGTGGCGGAGAATGCTCTCCGTTCACCTCGGCGGCACCCGCAACGCGTGTATTGCCGTGTTGCCCGACATGCTCGCGGCCGCCCACGGCACGATAATCACCATCTCTTCGGAGCTCGCTCTCGGCGGGGGCGCGAACGACGCGCACTACGCAGCGGCCAAGGGTGCGGTGATCGGCTTTACCAAGAGCCTGGCCGTCGAGGTGGCAAGCAGAGGGGTGCGGGTAAACTCGGTCGCCCCCGGGCCGACGGACACCCCGCTCCTCGATCCGAACTCCCCCTGGCGTGCTGCCGACTTTCTGGCCTCTCTTCCTCTCCGACGTCTCGTGACCCCCGAGGAGGTCGCTGCAACAGTGCTGTTTCTTGCGGAGGAGGGAGATTTCTTTTGCGGCCAGGTACTCTCCCCGAACGCCGGGGCGGTGATCTGA
- a CDS encoding nuclear transport factor 2 family protein: MTEESMRPTPRSAIVAWWQAMQEKDVDAIERMTLDDYISSEGPGGRTLGKHEFMEEARLFLGAAEIEDWSVSGLEVRTHGDVAVCSYVWDEQGSQGSEEFDFGGVATDVLVFEGGRWRHQAHHVSTFG, translated from the coding sequence ATGACAGAAGAGTCCATGCGCCCGACGCCACGCTCCGCCATCGTGGCGTGGTGGCAAGCGATGCAGGAGAAAGATGTTGACGCCATCGAACGGATGACGCTCGACGACTACATCTCTTCGGAAGGGCCGGGGGGCCGGACCCTAGGGAAGCACGAGTTCATGGAGGAAGCAAGGCTCTTTCTCGGCGCCGCCGAGATCGAGGACTGGTCGGTGAGCGGCCTGGAGGTCCGGACGCACGGGGACGTCGCGGTGTGCTCGTACGTGTGGGACGAGCAGGGTTCGCAGGGGAGCGAAGAGTTCGACTTCGGCGGGGTGGCCACGGACGTACTCGTCTTCGAGGGAGGACGTTGGCGTCACCAGGCGCATCACGTAAGCACCTTCGGTTAG
- a CDS encoding GntR family transcriptional regulator has translation MYQRLRQDLLARIRRGEFTPGSLLPSENQLCKQYGVSVTTARRAFLELVKEGVVQRKAGVGTMVAPIVRHARLSFLSIDYEGDAWRRTPSAMGEIVSGIGAASWQRDASFSMTGVGSDEAVGYLRRLAEERTVDGVLIRAADDIGEKHLKVLENTRPSVRSTTASLMSARFRETRPRRRARLRSLTSYRVGHVPMQSTRP, from the coding sequence ATGTATCAGCGGCTGCGGCAAGACCTGTTGGCCAGGATCCGGCGCGGCGAGTTTACGCCGGGGAGCTTGCTGCCGTCGGAGAACCAGCTGTGCAAACAGTACGGGGTGAGTGTGACCACGGCGCGTCGCGCGTTTCTGGAGCTAGTCAAGGAAGGCGTCGTGCAGAGGAAGGCGGGGGTAGGCACCATGGTTGCACCCATCGTGCGGCATGCACGCCTGTCGTTTTTGAGCATCGACTACGAGGGTGACGCCTGGCGCCGAACTCCGAGCGCAATGGGTGAGATCGTCTCGGGAATCGGAGCGGCTTCCTGGCAGCGTGACGCCTCGTTCTCTATGACGGGCGTGGGGAGCGATGAGGCGGTCGGTTACCTTCGTCGGCTTGCCGAAGAGCGCACTGTGGACGGGGTCCTTATCAGGGCCGCCGACGACATAGGCGAAAAGCACCTGAAGGTCTTGGAAAATACGAGGCCTAGTGTCAGGAGCACGACAGCGAGCCTCATGTCAGCAAGGTTTCGGGAAACCCGACCGAGAAGGCGGGCGAGGCTGCGGTCGCTGACCTCCTATCGGGTCGGCCACGTCCCGATGCAATCTACGCGACCCTAG
- a CDS encoding DUF2306 domain-containing protein: MVRDILRGPLAGVVVFLVFVGVAASATFYLRKPVNPGFLDFPTIVALHVVLGGLYLLFAPFQFVRRIRSKHRLYHRWAGRALVALGLATGVTALFMGLVIPASGWPERVVIGLFGSVFLVALHKGFAHIRARRVRQHREWMIRAFSIGLSIATQRLIFIPSILVIANPTNAQIEMLSVVAFAAAFLVHACVAEAWIRLTRKCDAPQTGTTLQTGVAETSGARR, from the coding sequence ATGGTGAGAGATATTCTGCGAGGACCGCTGGCGGGAGTGGTTGTCTTCCTGGTCTTTGTGGGTGTCGCGGCGTCGGCTACCTTCTACCTCCGGAAACCCGTCAACCCCGGCTTCCTCGACTTCCCCACCATCGTTGCGCTGCACGTCGTCCTTGGCGGCCTCTACCTTCTCTTTGCTCCCTTCCAGTTCGTGAGGCGTATACGCTCCAAACACCGTCTCTACCACAGGTGGGCCGGAAGGGCGCTCGTTGCGCTGGGGCTGGCAACCGGCGTGACGGCCCTGTTCATGGGGCTGGTGATCCCGGCCTCAGGATGGCCGGAGAGGGTGGTGATCGGGCTCTTCGGGAGCGTCTTCCTCGTGGCTCTCCACAAAGGCTTCGCCCACATCCGCGCGCGCCGGGTTCGGCAGCATCGGGAATGGATGATCCGGGCCTTCTCCATAGGGCTCTCCATCGCCACGCAACGATTGATCTTCATCCCCTCGATCCTCGTTATTGCAAACCCAACTAATGCGCAGATCGAAATGTTGTCTGTCGTGGCCTTCGCGGCGGCGTTCCTGGTGCACGCCTGCGTGGCGGAGGCCTGGATCCGGCTAACCAGAAAGTGCGATGCCCCCCAAACGGGCACGACCCTACAGACCGGAGTGGCCGAAACCAGCGGGGCAAGGAGGTAA
- a CDS encoding AraC family transcriptional regulator, with protein sequence MPIYTYEAVPGVPPVSITRLGRRSSEPLPPGAHSHDFLVLDYFERGGGSVRLEDRRWSVEAGDVYIIAPGEIGDLGGLEGAEGWAVLFPPEVLGAQVPGAFLSWRSHPLLFPFVGGAAGGVQRLKVPPEERSSWSERFSALDLELRLRRDGYKEAVLAHLTLSLVGVGRLVSDVVEDLRLKNEPLLAEVFRFIEECYGEPISLKDVARAVSLTPGHLTTVVRRKTGRTVLEWISERRMVEARRLLVETDRSVEEIGRACGHTDPAYFVRTFRRAHGVTPLGWRRAGRP encoded by the coding sequence CTGCCGATCTACACCTACGAGGCGGTACCCGGGGTGCCCCCGGTGAGCATCACGAGGCTTGGCCGAAGGTCTTCGGAGCCGTTGCCGCCGGGCGCGCACTCCCACGACTTCCTCGTGCTCGACTACTTCGAGCGGGGCGGAGGCTCGGTGCGCCTCGAAGACCGGAGGTGGTCGGTGGAGGCGGGCGACGTGTACATCATCGCACCCGGCGAGATCGGCGACCTTGGCGGCCTCGAAGGGGCGGAAGGCTGGGCCGTGCTCTTCCCGCCCGAGGTCCTGGGAGCTCAGGTACCCGGCGCCTTCCTTTCCTGGCGCTCCCACCCGCTGCTCTTCCCCTTCGTCGGCGGCGCGGCGGGAGGCGTCCAACGCCTGAAGGTGCCTCCGGAGGAGAGATCCTCGTGGTCCGAACGCTTCTCCGCCCTCGATCTCGAACTCCGCTTGAGGCGAGACGGCTACAAGGAGGCGGTGCTGGCGCACCTGACGCTCTCGCTGGTGGGCGTGGGACGGCTGGTTTCGGACGTTGTCGAAGACCTTCGGCTGAAGAACGAGCCGTTGCTCGCCGAGGTCTTCCGCTTCATCGAGGAGTGCTACGGGGAGCCGATCTCCCTCAAAGACGTGGCGAGGGCGGTGAGCCTGACCCCGGGGCACCTCACCACGGTCGTCCGGCGGAAGACGGGACGGACGGTTCTGGAGTGGATCTCCGAGCGACGCATGGTCGAGGCGAGGAGGTTACTGGTGGAAACCGACCGCTCGGTCGAGGAGATCGGACGCGCATGTGGCCACACGGACCCCGCGTACTTCGTGAGAACCTTCAGACGCGCCCACGGCGTGACACCCTTAGGCTGGCGCCGCGCCGGACGTCCGTGA
- a CDS encoding APC family permease: MVEKQRVDGSGADYLREFGYEQSLKRDFNLWSVFALAIAFISPIVALYAIFGLAFVTAGPAFWWGFLVVLAGQLLVALVFAELVSRWPLEGSVYQWSRQMLGGGYGWFAGWAYIWTLLIAMAAVSYGTATFLAPLLGIASPSNATLVLLALGTLAFTTIANTVARALLKTIIALSVVASVLASAVMGTILLLFYRENSISVVFSSFGAGGEGFYLTGPFLASVAIVGWAFVGFESAGAVAEEVQDPERNVPKAVIFSILIVALLVIYTGLALILAIPDLGATAAGEVEDPILDTLAAKLGPGVTTPLFAMIVVGFTASLLAIQTSVSRFLFSFGRDRAIPAARFFEQVSVRDRLPVNAIVATAVMAASFFLLLGTDIYATLVTFTTVGFYVAFAFPRRSLPRCPLAWSLAVREVLARAGRAGGERARRSLACVRDRQHILAPGKRTTLVRELGRDHNGGPSRPSRNGLLPCIAQSNRVLGR; encoded by the coding sequence ATGGTGGAGAAGCAACGGGTAGACGGGAGCGGCGCAGATTACCTTCGAGAGTTCGGATACGAACAGTCGCTGAAGCGCGACTTCAACCTCTGGTCGGTCTTTGCGCTCGCGATCGCCTTTATCTCGCCGATCGTCGCTCTGTATGCGATCTTCGGTCTGGCGTTCGTGACCGCCGGACCGGCGTTCTGGTGGGGATTTTTGGTTGTGCTGGCGGGACAGCTGCTGGTGGCCCTGGTCTTTGCTGAGCTCGTCTCTCGCTGGCCGCTGGAGGGGAGCGTCTATCAGTGGTCGAGGCAGATGCTGGGCGGCGGTTACGGCTGGTTCGCCGGCTGGGCGTACATCTGGACGCTCCTGATCGCGATGGCCGCCGTCTCCTACGGTACGGCGACCTTTTTGGCCCCGCTGCTGGGGATCGCAAGCCCCTCCAACGCGACCCTCGTGCTTCTGGCGCTCGGGACGCTGGCGTTCACCACAATCGCCAACACCGTCGCCCGCGCGCTGCTGAAGACGATAATCGCCCTGAGCGTAGTGGCTTCGGTTCTTGCAAGCGCCGTGATGGGCACGATACTCCTGCTCTTCTACCGGGAAAACTCGATAAGCGTTGTCTTTAGCTCGTTCGGGGCCGGAGGCGAGGGGTTCTATCTCACGGGACCATTTCTGGCCTCCGTCGCGATAGTGGGCTGGGCCTTTGTGGGATTCGAGAGCGCGGGAGCGGTCGCGGAGGAGGTCCAGGACCCCGAACGAAACGTTCCGAAGGCGGTGATCTTCTCGATCCTGATCGTTGCCTTGCTCGTGATCTACACCGGACTGGCCCTTATACTGGCGATCCCCGACCTCGGCGCCACCGCGGCCGGCGAGGTCGAGGACCCGATCCTCGACACGCTTGCCGCAAAGCTTGGACCCGGTGTCACGACGCCCCTTTTCGCAATGATCGTTGTCGGGTTCACGGCCAGCTTGCTTGCGATTCAGACCTCTGTCTCGAGGTTCCTCTTCTCTTTCGGCCGGGACCGCGCGATACCGGCCGCAAGGTTTTTCGAGCAGGTCTCTGTGCGGGACAGGTTGCCGGTCAACGCGATAGTTGCGACGGCCGTGATGGCGGCCAGCTTCTTTCTTCTGCTGGGGACGGACATATACGCGACCCTCGTTACCTTTACCACGGTCGGCTTCTACGTGGCCTTTGCCTTCCCCCGTCGCAGCCTCCCTCGTTGTCCGCTTGCGTGGTCGCTGGCGGTCCGGGAGGTTCTCGCTCGGGCGGGTCGGGCTGGTGGTGAACGTGCTCGCCGCTCTCTGGCTTGCGTTCGAGATCGTCAACATATCCTGGCCCCGGGCAAGCGAACTACCCTGGTACGAGAACTGGGGCGTGATCATAATGGTGGTCCTTCTCGCCCTTCTCGGAACGGTCTTCTACCTTGCATTGCGCAATCGAATAGAGTACTCGGAAGGTGA
- a CDS encoding SDR family NAD(P)-dependent oxidoreductase — protein sequence MQGAERRRLEGSVALVTGAGQGIGRATALRLAAEGATVAVNGREPAAKITRVVEACGGVPAVADVSDPEAVDGMVADLERRVGPVGILVANAAYMSMSPILKQSPDDWWKQVETNLSGTFYLIRSVLPGMRRLGGGRIVIVSSEWGVTGWENATAYAASKAGLISLGKTLGRELAPENIIVNVVAPGVIDTPQLEQDARDAGVSIERIKERYAGETPVGRIGRPEDVAATVAFLAAAESSAFVGQVLQPNGGTTRSWA from the coding sequence ATGCAGGGAGCAGAACGCCGTCGCCTGGAGGGAAGCGTAGCCCTGGTCACCGGCGCCGGCCAGGGCATAGGTCGGGCTACGGCTCTGCGCCTGGCGGCCGAAGGCGCCACCGTCGCCGTAAACGGTCGCGAGCCGGCCGCGAAGATCACCCGGGTCGTTGAGGCTTGCGGCGGGGTGCCGGCCGTTGCGGACGTCAGCGACCCCGAGGCGGTTGACGGGATGGTCGCTGATCTGGAGAGGAGGGTGGGACCGGTCGGGATCCTGGTTGCCAACGCCGCCTACATGTCCATGAGCCCGATCCTGAAGCAGAGCCCCGATGACTGGTGGAAGCAGGTAGAGACGAACCTCTCCGGTACCTTCTACCTTATACGCTCCGTGCTTCCCGGCATGAGGCGTTTGGGGGGAGGCCGGATCGTGATCGTGAGCTCCGAGTGGGGTGTTACGGGCTGGGAAAACGCCACGGCGTACGCCGCGTCCAAAGCGGGCTTGATCTCCCTCGGCAAAACCCTTGGACGGGAGCTCGCGCCCGAGAACATTATCGTCAACGTAGTAGCCCCCGGAGTGATAGACACTCCGCAACTCGAGCAGGACGCGCGCGACGCGGGGGTCTCTATCGAGAGGATAAAGGAGCGTTACGCGGGGGAGACTCCGGTTGGCAGGATAGGACGGCCGGAGGATGTCGCCGCCACGGTCGCGTTTCTCGCCGCTGCCGAGTCTTCGGCTTTCGTTGGTCAGGTTCTCCAGCCCAACGGCGGTACGACGAGGAGCTGGGCGTGA
- a CDS encoding polysaccharide deacetylase family protein, whose translation MIYPPSSAPAGDWLGDAAAVALLTFDLDAEAPVLAAGEHYAADLSAMSHQAYGPRVGVPRILDLLGAYGLKATFFVPGVTAERWPRTVERVLAAGHEVALHGYSHRPLPDMSRDEQARDLERCLGALADLGVEPEGYRAPYWRLTRETLYLLPTCGILYDSSLMDDDRPYRLHLGGEQIAELPVHWSLDDWEQYAFLPEPDIGERIENPRDVARLWTEELDAMRKTNSLCVLTCHPFLSGRPSRLRAIEDFVQFAGECTDVRFSTASELAKLVL comes from the coding sequence GTGATCTACCCGCCAAGCAGTGCACCTGCCGGCGACTGGCTCGGGGACGCTGCGGCCGTTGCGCTGCTGACCTTCGACCTTGACGCGGAGGCGCCGGTTCTGGCTGCGGGCGAGCACTACGCCGCCGACCTCTCGGCGATGTCCCACCAGGCCTACGGTCCCAGGGTCGGGGTGCCGCGCATCCTCGACCTCCTCGGCGCCTACGGGCTCAAGGCCACCTTTTTCGTGCCCGGCGTAACGGCCGAGCGTTGGCCCCGCACCGTCGAGCGGGTACTCGCCGCCGGACACGAGGTGGCGCTTCACGGCTACAGCCACAGACCCCTGCCCGACATGTCGAGGGACGAGCAGGCGCGTGATCTGGAACGTTGTCTTGGGGCCCTTGCGGACCTCGGGGTCGAGCCCGAAGGTTATCGGGCACCTTACTGGCGGCTGACGCGGGAAACCCTTTACCTGCTGCCGACCTGCGGCATCCTCTACGACTCTTCGCTAATGGACGACGACCGACCGTACCGGCTCCACCTGGGTGGAGAACAGATAGCTGAGCTGCCGGTCCACTGGTCGCTCGACGACTGGGAGCAGTATGCCTTTCTGCCCGAGCCGGATATAGGCGAACGCATAGAGAACCCGCGGGACGTGGCCCGGCTGTGGACCGAGGAACTGGACGCGATGCGCAAGACAAACTCGCTCTGCGTGCTGACCTGTCATCCGTTTCTCAGCGGCCGTCCCTCGCGCCTGCGAGCAATCGAGGACTTCGTTCAGTTCGCCGGGGAGTGTACGGACGTACGGTTCTCAACGGCGTCTGAGCTGGCAAAGCTGGTCCTGTAG